From the Lolium rigidum isolate FL_2022 chromosome 2, APGP_CSIRO_Lrig_0.1, whole genome shotgun sequence genome, one window contains:
- the LOC124686825 gene encoding NDR1/HIN1-like protein 10, whose product MCGCDDDCCGCISYRTRENIKYGCICFGIVAAIVLFAVLLAAYAFLRHITIIVEDASLTRFALLTSPTTALAYNLSLTLSVRNPNWAMTMKNTEPFEAAYKFDGQQFDRVQLADKGFKHSPGKTILYRLATSSESDYVSLGNAGVAEYKKENQTGVFELQVALTRKVSYTARYTKCKIEATCPLKLRIEQPGTTTVVFEKVKCKLAKAEKNC is encoded by the coding sequence ATGTGCGGCTGCGACGACGATTGCTGCGGCTGCATCTCTTACAGGACCCGGGAGAACATCAAGTACGGCTGCATCTGCTTCGGCATCGTAGCCGCCATCGTCCTCTTCGCCGTCCTCCTGGCCGCCTACGCCTTCCTCCGCCACATCACCATCATCGTCGAGGACGCCTCGCTTACCAGGTTTGCACTTCTGACCTCCCCGACGACGGCGCTCGCGTACAACCTCTCGCTTACGCTGAGCGTCCGCAACCCGAATTGGGCGATGACCATGAAGAACACTGAGCCGTTTGAAGCTGCTTACAAGTTCGACGGCCAGCAGTTCGACCGCGTGCAGCTCGCCGACAAGGGCTTCAAGCACTCCCCCGGGAAGACCATCCTGTACCGCCTCGCCACGAGCTCGGAGAGCGACTACGTGTCGCTGGGCAACGCCGGCGTGGCGGAGTACAAGAAGGAGAACCAGACGGGGGTGTTCGAGCTTCAGGTGGCGCTGACCCGCAAGGTAAGCTACACGGCGCGCTACACCAAATGCAAGATCGAGGCCACCTGCCCGCTCAAGCTCCGGATCGAGCAGCCCGGCACGACCACGGTGGTGTTCGAGAAGGTGAAATGCAAGCTTGCTAAGGCAGAGAAGAACTGCTAG